One part of the Luteibacter yeojuensis genome encodes these proteins:
- a CDS encoding TonB-dependent receptor: protein MIRRHLPVGLRPLAIACAAALSFATGASAQDRTPQDLATPPPAKPADTATTKSKRPANPDAVSNLDAVIVTGIQGSIQNAIKAKQNSDNIIEAISAEDIGKLPDSSIAESLARLSGLATQRVDGRANQISIRGLSPDFAGTTLNGREQATIGENRGVDFDQYPSELISGAAVYKTPDASLIGQGLSGTVDLHTIRPLDLPKRAIAANLRGETNSNGSLNHGTGVGDAGHRASFSYIDQFLDHTLGLAVGVAQLDSPVQEQQYQAWWWNLDNGSQGAETNWRAPHTPGMPDNVLSQQGMQLRAKSENQLRNGLMTVLEWAPDDHYHSTLDLYYSTFDQKTYLNGAQWSSSSYDNVSYSNVGVVPALPYPIVTTGHIDGLHSVLQNDYTKEKDRLFSAGWNNQYDFGNGWAITADASYSSAKKRLHDAYLFAGLPGRATSSTDFATPVHEGFPDFRPGVDFADPSAIFFTDPNNYGYNGREEFDKQKDTIKAFRFEVSHPVGWIFSNATLGFNYSDRRKTKEADVFFAWLNGNGSESDTYDPGFAAPIDPSYLRGTTDLGYGGIPAILNYDVLRALGGQFYLTQRNGQADWSRNYTVREKVPVAYLKFNIDTTLGDVPLRGNVGVQAVRSDQSSEAFQTNGDAFVGRISDGTKYTKVLPSLNLVAEIADKQYLRFGLAKTMARGRIDDEKVATSASVAQVEDGPAAGQVLWSGSGGNPRLKPYIAVGADLSWEKYFGTASYMAAAVFNKNLLNYIYNQTTLDYDFSKYTNDNPTLTPTSNIGSFTRPENGTGGKMQGLELSGALELGLLTRALDGFGMQANFSLTNSSLPVSAVSSIPGSPSTLPGLSRKVANLALYYEKYGWSVRIAERYRSSFTGEAVALFDQLGYTQVLADKQTDFQLGYAFEHGTWNGLSILLQVNNLTNSPMKTQQIAALPNGVKVARPLEYDKYGRTVMFGVNYKL, encoded by the coding sequence ATGATTCGTCGCCATCTGCCGGTGGGCTTGCGGCCGCTTGCCATCGCGTGCGCTGCCGCGCTTTCTTTCGCTACCGGTGCTTCCGCCCAGGACCGGACACCGCAGGATCTGGCGACACCGCCTCCCGCGAAGCCGGCGGATACCGCCACCACGAAGTCCAAGCGCCCCGCGAATCCGGATGCCGTGAGCAACCTCGATGCCGTGATCGTCACCGGCATCCAGGGCAGTATCCAGAACGCGATCAAGGCCAAGCAGAACTCGGACAACATCATCGAGGCGATCTCCGCCGAAGACATCGGCAAGCTGCCGGATAGCAGCATCGCGGAAAGCCTTGCGCGCCTGTCCGGCCTCGCGACGCAGCGCGTGGACGGCCGGGCGAACCAGATATCCATCCGTGGCCTGTCGCCGGATTTCGCCGGCACGACCCTGAACGGGCGCGAGCAGGCGACCATCGGCGAGAACCGTGGCGTCGATTTCGACCAGTATCCCTCCGAACTCATCAGCGGCGCCGCCGTCTACAAGACGCCGGATGCCAGCCTCATCGGCCAGGGCCTTTCCGGCACGGTGGACCTGCATACCATCCGGCCGCTGGACCTTCCCAAGCGCGCCATCGCCGCCAACCTGCGCGGTGAGACGAACTCGAACGGCAGCCTCAACCACGGCACGGGCGTGGGCGACGCGGGGCACCGCGCCAGCTTCTCGTATATCGACCAGTTCCTCGACCATACGCTGGGTCTCGCCGTTGGTGTCGCGCAGCTCGATTCGCCGGTGCAGGAACAGCAGTACCAGGCCTGGTGGTGGAACCTCGACAACGGCTCGCAGGGCGCCGAGACGAACTGGCGTGCGCCGCATACGCCGGGCATGCCGGACAACGTGCTGTCGCAGCAGGGCATGCAACTGCGCGCCAAGTCCGAAAACCAGCTCCGCAACGGCCTCATGACCGTGCTCGAATGGGCGCCCGACGACCACTACCACTCCACCCTGGACCTCTATTACTCCACCTTCGACCAGAAGACGTACCTCAACGGCGCGCAATGGTCGAGCAGTTCATACGACAACGTGTCGTATTCGAACGTGGGTGTCGTGCCGGCCCTCCCCTATCCGATCGTCACCACCGGCCACATCGACGGCCTGCATTCGGTCCTGCAGAACGACTACACGAAGGAAAAGGACCGGCTGTTCTCCGCGGGCTGGAACAACCAGTACGACTTCGGCAACGGCTGGGCGATCACGGCCGACGCGTCCTATTCCAGCGCGAAGAAGCGCTTGCACGACGCTTACCTGTTCGCCGGCCTGCCCGGCCGGGCGACATCGTCCACCGACTTCGCCACGCCCGTGCACGAAGGCTTTCCCGATTTCAGGCCGGGCGTGGACTTCGCCGACCCGTCGGCGATCTTCTTCACCGATCCGAACAACTACGGCTATAACGGCCGCGAGGAGTTCGACAAGCAGAAGGACACGATCAAGGCCTTCCGCTTCGAGGTTAGCCATCCGGTCGGCTGGATATTCTCCAACGCCACCCTCGGCTTCAACTACTCGGATCGCCGCAAGACCAAGGAAGCCGACGTGTTCTTCGCGTGGCTCAACGGCAACGGTTCCGAATCGGATACCTACGATCCCGGCTTCGCGGCGCCGATCGATCCGTCCTACCTGCGCGGCACGACCGACCTCGGTTACGGCGGTATCCCCGCGATCCTCAATTACGACGTGCTGCGCGCGCTTGGCGGACAGTTCTATCTCACGCAGCGGAATGGACAGGCCGACTGGAGCCGCAATTACACGGTGCGGGAGAAGGTGCCGGTCGCCTACCTGAAGTTCAACATCGACACGACGCTGGGCGACGTGCCGTTGCGCGGCAACGTGGGCGTGCAGGCCGTGCGCAGCGACCAGTCGTCCGAGGCCTTCCAGACCAACGGCGATGCGTTCGTCGGTCGTATCTCGGACGGCACGAAATACACCAAGGTGCTGCCCAGCCTGAACCTCGTGGCCGAGATCGCCGACAAGCAGTACCTGCGCTTCGGTCTCGCCAAGACGATGGCGCGCGGTCGCATCGACGACGAGAAGGTGGCCACGTCGGCCAGCGTCGCACAGGTCGAAGACGGTCCGGCGGCCGGCCAGGTCCTCTGGTCGGGCAGCGGCGGCAATCCCAGGCTCAAGCCGTATATCGCGGTGGGCGCGGATCTTTCCTGGGAGAAGTATTTTGGCACGGCGAGTTATATGGCGGCGGCGGTGTTCAACAAGAACCTGCTGAACTACATCTATAACCAGACCACCCTCGATTACGACTTCTCGAAGTACACCAACGACAATCCGACGCTCACGCCGACGAGCAACATCGGTTCGTTCACGCGGCCCGAAAACGGCACGGGCGGCAAGATGCAGGGGCTGGAGCTCTCGGGCGCGCTCGAACTGGGCCTGCTCACCCGCGCCCTCGACGGCTTCGGCATGCAGGCGAACTTCTCGCTCACCAACAGCTCCTTGCCCGTGAGCGCGGTGTCCAGCATTCCCGGGAGCCCGTCGACCCTCCCCGGCCTGTCGCGCAAGGTGGCCAACCTGGCGCTGTACTACGAGAAATACGGCTGGTCGGTGCGTATCGCGGAACGTTACCGCTCGTCGTTCACCGGCGAGGCCGTGGCCCTGTTCGACCAGCTCGGTTACACGCAGGTGCTTGCCGACAAGCAGACCGACTTCCAGCTGGGGTACGCCTTCGAGCACGGGACGTGGAACGGCCTGTCCATCCTGCTGCAGGTGAACAACCTGACGAACTCGCCCATGAAGACGCAGCAGATCGCGGCTTTGCCGAACGGCGTCAAGGTGGCGCGGCCGCTGGAGTACGACAAGTACGGCCGCACGGTGATGTTCGGCGTGAACTACAAGCTCTGA
- a CDS encoding alpha/beta fold hydrolase, which translates to MPFITTKDGTQIFYKDWGKGQPLVFHHGWPLSSDDWDAQMMFFLAEGFRVIAHDRRGHGRSTQTDTGNEMDTYAADVAALVEHLDLKNAIHIGHSTGGGEVARYVAKHGKGRVAKAVLVSAVPPIMVKSAANPGGLDISVFDGFRKQLAANRAQFYREVPIPFYGYNRPGNPANEGTVGNWWRQGMIGGIKAHYDCIKAFSETDFTEDLKQIDVPTLVMHGDDDQIVPFADSAPLSVKLLKKGELKVYKGYPHGMLTTHADELNKDLLAFIKA; encoded by the coding sequence ATGCCATTCATCACCACCAAAGACGGCACCCAGATCTTCTACAAGGACTGGGGTAAGGGCCAGCCGCTGGTCTTTCATCACGGATGGCCGCTGAGCTCGGACGACTGGGATGCGCAGATGATGTTCTTCCTCGCCGAGGGCTTCCGCGTCATCGCCCACGACCGCCGCGGGCATGGCCGTTCCACTCAGACCGACACCGGCAACGAGATGGACACGTACGCCGCGGACGTCGCGGCGCTGGTCGAGCACCTCGATCTGAAGAACGCCATCCACATCGGCCACTCCACCGGCGGCGGCGAAGTGGCCCGTTACGTGGCGAAGCATGGCAAGGGCCGCGTCGCCAAGGCCGTCCTGGTGAGCGCCGTGCCGCCGATCATGGTGAAGAGTGCCGCGAATCCGGGCGGCCTCGACATCTCCGTGTTCGACGGCTTCCGGAAGCAGCTGGCCGCCAACCGCGCACAGTTCTACCGCGAGGTGCCGATCCCGTTCTACGGCTACAACCGTCCGGGCAACCCGGCAAACGAAGGCACCGTGGGCAACTGGTGGCGCCAGGGCATGATCGGCGGCATCAAGGCGCACTACGACTGCATCAAGGCCTTCTCCGAAACCGACTTCACCGAAGACCTGAAGCAGATCGACGTGCCCACGCTGGTGATGCATGGCGACGACGACCAGATCGTTCCGTTCGCGGATTCGGCACCGCTGTCGGTGAAGCTGCTGAAGAAGGGTGAGCTGAAAGTCTACAAGGGTTACCCGCACGGCATGCTGACGACGCACGCCGACGAGCTCAACAAGGATCTGCTGGCCTTCATCAAGGCGTGA
- a CDS encoding TraR/DksA family transcriptional regulator — protein sequence MAVTQLDATFLAEQKQRLLELRRQLIEVGDAAGEDEQLLQTTAGGEPQDASDDGTRLANLANDEAVLSHNEARIGAVDRALEKIEEGTYGISDGNGEVIPRERLEAVPESCYTVEEAVDQERFSRRR from the coding sequence ATGGCCGTCACACAGCTCGACGCCACCTTCCTCGCCGAACAGAAACAGCGTCTGCTTGAGCTGCGCCGCCAGCTCATAGAGGTGGGCGACGCCGCCGGGGAGGACGAACAACTGCTGCAAACGACTGCCGGCGGGGAGCCGCAGGACGCGAGCGACGACGGCACCCGTCTCGCCAATCTAGCCAACGACGAGGCGGTCCTGAGCCACAACGAGGCTCGCATCGGAGCGGTCGATCGCGCGCTGGAAAAGATCGAGGAAGGCACCTACGGCATCAGCGACGGCAACGGCGAGGTCATCCCGCGCGAGCGCCTCGAGGCCGTGCCGGAGAGCTGCTACACCGTCGAGGAGGCCGTGGACCAGGAGCGCTTCTCGCGGCGGCGCTGA